One Curtobacterium sp. MCLR17_032 genomic window carries:
- a CDS encoding bifunctional RecB family nuclease/DEAD/DEAH box helicase yields the protein MQITEDGRALLSPSDLTTWATCEWAFLRRLDAKLGRGKPLPDEHDDMLDRTARLGDKHELDYLEILKQSHDVVEFDRPRPSDYGSEASKALQAMRDGADVLYQPTFHVPASADGTGFIGFADFIIRNDRGEYEVYDTKLARHAKISALLQLAAYAEQMRAHGIPTGQQVHLVLGDRTTTTHELADIVPVYRTQRAELIRVIAERMAADEPMLWGDPRYSSCGRCAACQQEVQRHRDLVLVAGMRLDQRTKLIRQGVRSIDDLAVRTAPVATMSKTTLDRLVRQASLQIETERAANRSDGADTSRTGPAFEVLDPRALDAIPAPDPGDVFFDFEGDPLHTEDGVHWGLDYLFGLVDDQAEFRAFWAHTIRDERQALVDFLAHIAERREQYPDMHIYHYAAYERTHLLSLAARHGVGEDAVDDLLRAGVLVDLYPIVRKALVVGSRSYSIKKLEPLYMGDDLRLSDVTNAADSITAYVDAVTELRTGDAVVGQWQLDQVADYNAYDCRSTLRLRDWLLGLRAEHAPDATTTVELEGLPPLPVEREPNPVYVALAAETADVDALDRTPDQTALALAAAAIDYHRREAKTFWQDHFDRLRNPVDEWADTRDVLVVERASVERDWATLPRARSQSREIRLSGTLAPGSRLRSGGAPHLVYDDPLPASITAPGPGSKGATDRATILEVWDDGDATEVLVLERLPVGGGEPHAGYPVALAPSSPPRAKPQPEAIAEWGAEVLDALPEMLPDPALDLLRRVPPRGPLVPVAGDDTVGAVVATLLGLDRSYLAIQGPPGTGKTYVGSNVVAKLVREHGWRVGVVGQSHATSENFLDAVIAAGVPADRVVKQPKSGADPEDVEAAEWTPVKNGAAIAAFLQSCADTGTGGVVGGTAWTFANESTVARHSLDLLVVDEAGQFSLAPTIASAIAATRLLLLGDPQQLPQVSQGSHPEPVDESALGWLADGEHVLPPEFGYFLARTRRMEPALTAAVSGLSYDGQLASMVSGRHLDGIDPGVHPVPVVHAGNTTSSPEEAARVVALVADVVGRTWTDDHGTRQLTDEDVIVVAPYNAQGAVIRDALDRAGYTGTQVGTVDLFQGREAVVSITSLAASSAADIPRGLDFLLMPNRLNVALSRAKWAAYLVHSPALTTALPPSIAGLGLLSRFIELVAPRE from the coding sequence GTGCAGATCACCGAGGACGGCCGAGCCCTGCTCAGCCCGAGCGACCTCACCACGTGGGCGACCTGCGAGTGGGCGTTCCTCCGCCGCCTCGACGCCAAGCTCGGCCGCGGCAAACCCCTGCCGGATGAGCACGACGACATGCTCGACCGCACCGCACGCCTGGGTGACAAGCACGAACTGGACTACCTCGAGATCCTCAAGCAGTCCCACGACGTGGTGGAGTTCGACCGACCCAGACCTTCTGACTACGGATCAGAAGCTTCAAAGGCGCTGCAAGCCATGCGGGACGGCGCAGACGTCCTGTACCAACCGACGTTCCACGTCCCCGCGTCAGCCGACGGCACGGGCTTCATCGGCTTCGCGGACTTCATCATCCGCAACGACCGCGGCGAGTACGAGGTCTACGACACCAAGCTCGCCCGCCACGCCAAGATCAGCGCCCTGCTGCAGCTCGCCGCCTACGCCGAGCAGATGCGCGCGCACGGCATCCCGACCGGGCAGCAGGTGCACCTGGTCCTCGGCGACCGCACGACGACCACGCACGAGCTGGCCGACATCGTGCCGGTGTACCGCACGCAGCGCGCCGAGCTGATCCGGGTGATCGCCGAGCGGATGGCCGCGGACGAGCCGATGCTGTGGGGCGACCCCCGGTACTCCAGCTGCGGCCGGTGCGCCGCCTGCCAGCAGGAGGTGCAACGACACCGCGACCTGGTCCTCGTCGCCGGCATGCGCCTCGACCAGCGGACGAAGCTGATCCGGCAGGGCGTGCGGTCGATCGACGACCTGGCGGTCCGGACCGCACCGGTGGCGACCATGTCGAAGACGACACTGGATCGTCTGGTGCGTCAGGCGAGCCTCCAGATCGAGACGGAGCGCGCGGCGAACCGCAGCGACGGGGCGGACACAAGCCGGACCGGACCTGCCTTCGAGGTCCTCGACCCACGGGCCCTCGACGCGATCCCCGCACCGGACCCCGGCGACGTCTTCTTCGACTTCGAGGGCGACCCGCTGCACACCGAGGACGGCGTGCACTGGGGCCTCGACTACCTGTTCGGACTCGTCGACGACCAGGCCGAGTTCCGGGCGTTCTGGGCGCACACGATCCGCGACGAGCGACAGGCGCTCGTGGACTTCCTGGCGCACATCGCCGAGCGCCGGGAGCAGTACCCGGACATGCACATCTACCACTACGCCGCGTACGAGCGGACGCACCTGCTGTCCCTCGCGGCCCGGCACGGGGTGGGGGAGGACGCGGTCGACGACCTGCTGCGCGCCGGCGTCCTCGTCGACCTGTACCCGATCGTGCGGAAGGCACTGGTCGTCGGCAGCCGCAGCTACTCGATCAAGAAGCTCGAGCCGCTGTACATGGGCGATGACCTGCGGCTGAGCGACGTCACCAACGCGGCCGACAGCATCACCGCCTACGTCGACGCCGTCACCGAACTCCGCACCGGTGACGCCGTCGTGGGGCAGTGGCAGCTCGACCAGGTCGCCGACTACAACGCCTACGACTGCCGGTCGACGCTGCGCCTGCGGGACTGGTTGCTGGGCCTCCGCGCCGAACACGCCCCGGACGCCACGACGACGGTCGAGCTGGAGGGCCTGCCGCCCCTCCCGGTCGAGCGCGAGCCGAACCCGGTCTACGTTGCGCTCGCCGCCGAGACGGCGGACGTCGACGCCCTCGACCGCACGCCCGACCAGACCGCGTTGGCGCTCGCCGCAGCCGCCATCGACTACCACCGCCGCGAGGCGAAGACGTTCTGGCAGGACCACTTCGACCGGCTGCGGAACCCCGTCGACGAGTGGGCCGACACCCGCGACGTGCTCGTCGTCGAACGCGCCTCCGTCGAGCGGGACTGGGCGACGCTGCCGCGCGCCCGCTCACAGTCGCGGGAGATCCGGTTGTCGGGGACGCTCGCGCCCGGCTCCAGACTCCGGTCGGGAGGCGCGCCCCACCTCGTGTACGACGACCCACTCCCGGCGTCGATCACCGCCCCGGGCCCCGGCTCGAAGGGCGCCACCGACCGCGCCACGATCCTTGAGGTGTGGGACGACGGCGATGCCACCGAGGTGCTCGTGCTCGAACGCCTGCCCGTCGGCGGCGGGGAGCCGCACGCCGGGTACCCGGTCGCCCTCGCGCCGTCCTCACCCCCGCGGGCGAAGCCGCAGCCCGAGGCGATCGCCGAGTGGGGTGCCGAGGTGCTCGACGCGCTGCCGGAGATGCTGCCCGACCCGGCGCTCGACCTGCTGCGGCGGGTGCCGCCTCGCGGGCCCCTCGTACCGGTCGCGGGGGACGACACGGTGGGCGCCGTGGTGGCGACCCTGCTCGGGCTGGACCGGTCGTACCTGGCGATCCAGGGGCCTCCCGGCACGGGCAAGACGTACGTCGGGTCGAACGTCGTGGCGAAGCTCGTGCGTGAGCACGGGTGGCGGGTCGGCGTCGTCGGACAGTCGCACGCGACCAGCGAGAACTTCCTCGACGCGGTGATCGCCGCCGGGGTCCCCGCCGACCGTGTGGTGAAGCAGCCGAAGAGCGGCGCCGACCCCGAAGACGTCGAGGCTGCCGAGTGGACGCCCGTGAAGAACGGCGCGGCGATCGCGGCGTTCCTGCAGTCCTGCGCCGACACCGGCACCGGGGGAGTCGTCGGCGGGACGGCGTGGACGTTCGCGAACGAGTCGACCGTCGCTCGGCACTCCCTGGACCTGCTCGTCGTCGACGAGGCGGGGCAGTTCTCCCTCGCGCCGACGATCGCCTCCGCCATCGCGGCCACCCGCCTGCTGCTGCTCGGCGACCCGCAGCAGCTGCCGCAGGTGTCGCAGGGCTCGCACCCGGAGCCGGTCGACGAGTCCGCGCTCGGCTGGCTGGCGGACGGGGAGCACGTGCTGCCGCCGGAGTTCGGGTACTTCCTCGCGCGGACCCGGCGGATGGAGCCGGCCCTGACCGCGGCTGTCTCCGGTTTGTCGTACGACGGGCAGCTCGCGTCGATGGTGTCCGGGCGGCACCTCGACGGGATCGACCCCGGCGTGCACCCGGTGCCGGTCGTGCACGCAGGCAACACGACCTCGTCGCCCGAGGAAGCGGCGCGGGTCGTCGCTCTCGTCGCCGACGTCGTCGGCCGCACCTGGACCGACGACCACGGCACCCGCCAACTGACCGACGAGGACGTCATCGTCGTCGCGCCCTACAACGCGCAGGGTGCGGTGATCCGCGACGCCCTCGACCGGGCCGGGTACACCGGCACGCAGGTCGGGACCGTCGACCTGTTCCAGGGCCGGGAGGCGGTGGTCTCGATCACCTCGCTGGCCGCGTCCTCGGCGGCGGACATCCCACGCGGGCTCGACTTCCTGCTCATGCCGAACCGGCTGAACGTGGCGCTGTCGCGGGCGAAGTGGGCGGCGTACCTCGTGCACTCGCCTGCGTTGACCACGGCGCTGCCGCCGTCGATCGCGGGGCTGGGGTTGTTGTCGCGGTTCATCGAGTTGGTGGCACCGCGGGAGTGA
- a CDS encoding SseB family protein, producing the protein MSANGTTGSGFGPGAENTGPDAAGDLRRRMGASAEGFLGSAAWVPWKAAGTSGEPEDGSVAHVVLRDRPFVPVFTDPTQLATSLPGLEARAMPMAELVTALPEEFGIVVDPTSAEAANFLQADVVAGLRAGISGVPPEADED; encoded by the coding sequence ATGAGCGCCAACGGAACGACCGGGTCCGGCTTCGGCCCCGGAGCTGAGAACACCGGGCCGGACGCCGCCGGTGACCTGCGACGCCGCATGGGCGCATCCGCCGAGGGGTTCCTCGGCAGCGCGGCTTGGGTGCCGTGGAAGGCCGCCGGCACCAGCGGCGAGCCCGAGGACGGCAGCGTCGCGCACGTCGTCCTGCGCGACCGCCCGTTCGTGCCGGTCTTCACCGATCCCACCCAGCTGGCCACGAGCCTCCCGGGGTTGGAAGCGCGTGCGATGCCGATGGCCGAACTCGTCACTGCACTGCCCGAGGAGTTCGGGATCGTCGTCGACCCGACCAGCGCCGAAGCGGCGAACTTCCTGCAGGCCGACGTCGTCGCCGGACTGCGGGCCGGGATCAGCGGCGTGCCGCCCGAGGCCGACGAGGACTGA
- a CDS encoding N-6 DNA methylase, with protein MTEAPAFGVDTAELRKARGAFFTPPKVAKFIADWAIRTGNEEVLEPSCGEAAFLLAAADRFKRLGTDDIPTLHGVELHAKSAQTAKALVEQAGMHAEIVTSDFFLLEPAPRYDAVIGNPPYIRYQDFAGESRTRSRAAALRGGVHLTALASSWAAFAVQSALFLKPGGRMGLVLPAELLSVNYAAEIRSFLMRSFQEVQLVMFEERVFPGVLEEVVLLLADGYQWGSATRMSIQQLSSPDDLTPDSIAYPWTPATLGGKWTPSLLDRDALEAYSVAVQSEAFTRLDGWGDTTLGMVTGNNKYFALSPARVRELGLAQSELVRLSPPGSKHLRGLELTRDRLRKLGENGSATWMFRPPGRPTPAAQAYIDAGHQAGVDTAYKCHTRSPWWRVPLIRPADLFLTYMNSDTPRITTNRANAHHLNSIHGIYLKTKLRTDGRDLLPVASLNSITLLGAEMVGRAYGGGMLKIEPREADDLPVPSPLLIDTAREELTRIKPKVRGRLRAGDLLGASALVDKVILANSKNSSPEQIAAIRSARAALYARRVARAGEPKGA; from the coding sequence ATGACTGAGGCCCCCGCGTTTGGTGTCGATACGGCTGAGCTGCGCAAGGCCCGTGGGGCGTTTTTCACGCCACCCAAGGTGGCGAAGTTCATCGCCGACTGGGCGATTCGCACGGGTAACGAGGAAGTCTTAGAGCCCTCATGCGGTGAGGCAGCGTTTCTGCTCGCCGCAGCCGACCGCTTCAAGCGCCTCGGCACTGACGACATCCCGACCTTGCACGGCGTCGAGCTGCACGCCAAGTCCGCCCAAACCGCAAAAGCCCTGGTCGAACAGGCCGGAATGCACGCCGAGATCGTAACGAGCGATTTCTTCCTACTGGAGCCCGCACCTCGATATGACGCGGTTATCGGTAATCCTCCCTACATCCGATATCAAGACTTCGCGGGCGAATCTCGCACCAGGTCACGCGCGGCGGCGTTGCGGGGCGGAGTACACCTGACAGCACTCGCGTCAAGCTGGGCGGCTTTCGCTGTACAATCAGCCTTGTTTTTGAAGCCGGGCGGACGAATGGGCTTAGTGCTCCCTGCGGAACTACTTAGTGTGAACTACGCCGCCGAAATTCGCTCCTTCCTGATGCGCTCATTTCAGGAGGTGCAGTTGGTGATGTTCGAAGAGCGAGTTTTTCCCGGAGTCCTGGAAGAAGTGGTCTTACTACTTGCAGACGGATACCAATGGGGCTCTGCAACTCGAATGTCGATTCAACAACTCTCATCTCCCGACGACTTAACACCGGATTCAATCGCATACCCTTGGACCCCAGCCACACTTGGAGGAAAGTGGACACCCTCCCTACTCGATCGCGACGCCCTCGAGGCATATAGCGTCGCCGTGCAGTCTGAAGCCTTTACACGACTTGACGGATGGGGCGATACGACCCTCGGAATGGTTACTGGTAATAACAAGTATTTCGCTCTCTCCCCGGCACGGGTTCGCGAGCTTGGACTCGCTCAAAGTGAGCTTGTCCGCCTGTCTCCGCCCGGATCGAAACATCTACGCGGACTGGAGCTGACGCGGGATCGGCTTCGAAAGCTGGGCGAAAACGGATCGGCAACCTGGATGTTTCGCCCGCCCGGACGCCCGACGCCGGCAGCGCAGGCGTACATCGATGCGGGGCACCAGGCCGGCGTCGATACTGCATACAAGTGCCATACGCGGTCCCCTTGGTGGCGGGTCCCGCTCATCCGCCCGGCCGACCTCTTTTTAACGTACATGAACTCTGACACTCCTCGGATAACGACCAACAGGGCTAACGCACACCATCTAAACAGCATCCACGGCATCTATTTGAAGACGAAGCTGCGGACCGACGGTCGGGATCTCCTTCCAGTCGCTTCTTTGAATAGCATCACCCTGCTTGGCGCCGAGATGGTTGGGCGCGCCTATGGCGGGGGGATGCTGAAGATCGAACCCCGCGAAGCAGACGACCTCCCCGTACCGTCTCCACTGCTTATAGACACCGCCAGGGAGGAACTAACGAGAATCAAGCCGAAGGTTAGAGGTCGGCTACGTGCTGGAGACCTTCTCGGCGCAAGCGCACTGGTCGACAAAGTGATTCTCGCGAACAGCAAGAATTCCAGCCCCGAACAAATCGCGGCAATACGCAGCGCTCGCGCAGCCCTGTATGCCCGCCGTGTCGCGCGTGCTGGCGAACCCAAAGGAGCTTGA
- a CDS encoding HNH endonuclease family protein — MTSRRRRTRATVQSSIVTLVLAVGVWALFSSGVLSTGAGATTSAANTPSAASTPGAANTPGTPGSGTAARPTVTTSTPTPATPGPSRASSQSAAAARATLAGLPVKGKAPATGYDREADFGTPWLDVDHNGCDTRNDVLARDLTDVVRQGPCKVVSGDLVSPYTGGEITFVRGNTTSTLVQIDHVVALENAWRTGAQQLSQAERQALANDQENLFAVDGHSNSQKRSGDAATWLPAATGFRCEYVEHQVEVKAKYRLWVVPAERDAMERVLSTC; from the coding sequence ATGACGTCCCGCCGACGCCGCACCCGCGCCACCGTCCAGTCCTCGATCGTCACGCTCGTCCTCGCGGTGGGGGTGTGGGCCTTGTTCTCGTCAGGGGTACTTTCCACCGGAGCAGGCGCGACGACGAGCGCCGCAAACACCCCGAGCGCCGCCAGCACCCCGGGCGCCGCAAACACCCCGGGCACCCCAGGCAGCGGCACCGCCGCCCGTCCCACCGTGACCACGTCGACTCCGACGCCCGCGACACCGGGGCCGAGCCGTGCCTCCAGCCAGTCCGCCGCCGCTGCCCGCGCGACGCTCGCCGGCCTGCCGGTGAAGGGGAAAGCGCCCGCGACCGGATACGACCGGGAGGCCGACTTCGGCACACCTTGGCTCGACGTCGACCACAACGGCTGCGACACCCGGAACGACGTGCTGGCCCGCGACCTGACGGACGTGGTCCGGCAGGGCCCGTGCAAGGTGGTGTCCGGCGACCTCGTCTCGCCGTACACCGGCGGCGAGATCACGTTCGTGCGGGGGAACACGACCTCGACCCTCGTGCAGATCGACCACGTCGTTGCGCTCGAGAACGCCTGGCGCACCGGGGCGCAGCAGCTGTCCCAGGCCGAGCGGCAGGCCCTGGCGAACGACCAGGAGAACCTGTTCGCGGTCGATGGACACTCGAACTCGCAGAAGCGCTCGGGCGACGCGGCCACCTGGCTCCCCGCGGCGACGGGGTTCCGGTGCGAGTACGTCGAGCATCAGGTCGAGGTGAAGGCGAAGTACCGGCTGTGGGTCGTGCCGGCCGAGCGGGATGCGATGGAGCGGGTCCTCAGCACCTGCTGA
- a CDS encoding NUDIX domain-containing protein, whose product MADTEYRDPSGKRLADYPHPSVAVDTAVMTVIDGELSVLQVRDAVDGDWRLPGTFVHEGERLADSVLRSLREKAGVEGLAPRQLHVFDDPARDSRGWVLSVAHLDVVPAAALTIDSGRARLVPVAAAGAMVHAHDDILEYAVVQLREDHRERPDPHGLLAEPFTMTELRRLHEVVLGAELQPDTFRRAMVGRLVVAEGKRAEGPGKPAGLYRRPHQP is encoded by the coding sequence GTGGCTGACACCGAGTACCGCGACCCGAGCGGCAAGCGCCTGGCGGACTACCCGCACCCCTCCGTGGCGGTCGACACCGCGGTCATGACAGTCATCGACGGAGAGCTGTCGGTGCTGCAGGTCCGCGACGCCGTCGACGGTGACTGGCGGCTACCGGGGACGTTCGTGCACGAGGGCGAACGCCTCGCCGACTCGGTGCTGCGGTCCTTGCGCGAAAAGGCCGGCGTCGAGGGACTCGCACCGCGGCAGCTGCACGTGTTCGACGACCCGGCGCGCGACTCGCGGGGGTGGGTGCTGTCGGTGGCGCACCTCGACGTCGTGCCCGCGGCTGCACTGACGATCGACTCCGGGCGGGCGCGTCTGGTGCCCGTCGCGGCAGCGGGAGCGATGGTGCACGCGCACGACGACATCCTCGAGTACGCAGTGGTGCAGCTACGAGAGGACCACCGGGAGCGGCCGGACCCGCACGGGCTACTCGCGGAGCCGTTCACGATGACCGAACTGCGGCGGTTGCACGAAGTGGTGCTCGGGGCGGAGTTGCAGCCGGACACCTTCCGGAGGGCGATGGTGGGGCGGCTCGTGGTGGCCGAAGGGAAGCGGGCGGAGGGGCCGGGGAAGCCGGCGGGGTTGTACCGGCGTCCCCATCAACCTTGA
- a CDS encoding ADP-ribosylglycohydrolase family protein — translation MTEHTTILDRAVGAVLGSAAGDALGAGYEFGPPVPEPTPILMQGGGSFGWRPGEWTDDTSMAVPILQAVARGDDPAAEATLDGLVAAWAKWALDAPDVGIQTRQVFASLEARTAAASRLAARRVHESTGRSAGNGSLMRTVPLVLAYLRGDDGEEERLASAARAVSDLTHHEADAGDACVLWCVAIRHAVLHGELDVLRGLDLLAPAARRTWTERLVAAEHAEPVAFTATNGWVVSALQAAYAAVRSSTSLEDALIRAVRSGNDTDTVAAIAGGLAGALYGAAALPEEWRAVLHGWPELRADDLVAMSEQAVGGR, via the coding sequence ATGACCGAGCACACCACGATCCTCGACCGCGCCGTCGGCGCCGTCCTCGGCTCCGCCGCCGGTGACGCCCTCGGCGCCGGCTACGAGTTCGGCCCACCCGTCCCGGAACCGACGCCGATCCTGATGCAGGGTGGCGGCTCGTTCGGGTGGCGACCAGGGGAGTGGACGGACGACACGAGCATGGCCGTGCCGATCCTCCAGGCCGTCGCCCGAGGCGATGACCCGGCAGCGGAAGCCACCCTCGACGGCTTGGTCGCCGCCTGGGCGAAGTGGGCGCTGGACGCACCCGACGTCGGCATCCAGACCCGACAGGTCTTCGCCAGCCTGGAGGCGCGGACCGCCGCCGCCAGTCGGCTCGCTGCCCGGCGGGTGCACGAGTCGACCGGCCGGTCGGCCGGCAACGGGTCGCTGATGCGGACCGTGCCGTTGGTCCTCGCGTATCTGCGCGGCGACGACGGTGAGGAGGAGCGGCTCGCCTCGGCGGCGCGCGCCGTCAGTGACCTGACGCACCACGAAGCGGACGCGGGGGACGCGTGCGTGCTGTGGTGCGTCGCGATCCGGCACGCGGTGCTACACGGCGAGCTCGACGTCCTGCGGGGGCTGGACCTGCTCGCGCCGGCGGCTCGACGGACGTGGACGGAGCGACTCGTCGCCGCGGAACACGCGGAGCCGGTGGCCTTCACCGCGACGAACGGGTGGGTCGTGTCGGCGCTGCAGGCGGCCTACGCGGCGGTGCGGTCGTCGACCTCGCTCGAGGACGCCCTTATCCGCGCGGTCAGGTCGGGCAACGACACGGACACGGTCGCGGCGATCGCGGGTGGCCTCGCCGGTGCGCTGTACGGGGCTGCGGCGCTGCCGGAGGAGTGGCGAGCCGTCCTGCACGGGTGGCCGGAGCTGCGGGCGGACGACCTCGTGGCGATGTCGGAGCAGGCGGTCGGCGGGCGCTGA
- a CDS encoding DUF1653 domain-containing protein, with protein sequence MSDDVTPGRYRHFKGGEYQVVLLAQDVETEEPVVVYQALYGEHGHWVRGLADFTAHVSRDGYDGPRFVRLEA encoded by the coding sequence ATGAGCGACGACGTGACCCCAGGGCGGTACCGGCACTTCAAGGGCGGGGAGTACCAGGTGGTGCTCCTCGCGCAGGACGTCGAGACCGAAGAGCCGGTCGTCGTGTACCAGGCGCTGTACGGCGAGCACGGGCACTGGGTACGAGGCCTCGCGGACTTCACCGCGCACGTGTCGCGTGACGGGTACGACGGACCGAGGTTCGTGCGCCTGGAAGCCTGA
- a CDS encoding SDR family oxidoreductase → MTDTTSTTSTTTRFTDRVVLITGGGSGLGRATAVRLATEGAKLALVDVSEQGLEATKTAVLQAAPDAEVLTTIADVSDEAQVEAYVAATVERFGRIDGFFNNAGIEGMQNLTESFTAAEFDKVVSINLRGVFLGLEKVLAVMREQGSGMVVNTASVGGIRGVGNQSGYAAAKHGVVGLTRNSAVEYGEFGIRINAIAPGAIWTPMVENSMKQIDAENPRKAAEEFIQVNPTKRYGEAPEIAAVVAFLLSDDASYINAAVVPIDGGQSAKY, encoded by the coding sequence ATGACCGACACCACCAGCACCACCAGCACCACCACCCGCTTCACCGACCGCGTCGTCCTCATCACCGGCGGCGGCTCCGGCCTCGGCCGTGCCACCGCCGTCCGCCTGGCCACCGAGGGCGCGAAGCTCGCCCTCGTCGACGTCTCCGAGCAGGGTCTCGAAGCGACGAAGACCGCCGTCCTCCAGGCCGCTCCCGACGCCGAGGTCCTCACCACCATCGCCGACGTCTCCGACGAGGCCCAGGTCGAGGCGTACGTCGCCGCCACGGTCGAGCGCTTCGGCCGCATCGACGGCTTCTTCAACAACGCCGGCATCGAGGGCATGCAGAACCTCACCGAGTCGTTCACCGCCGCCGAGTTCGACAAGGTCGTCTCGATCAACCTCCGCGGTGTGTTCCTGGGCCTCGAGAAGGTCCTCGCCGTGATGCGCGAGCAGGGCTCCGGCATGGTCGTCAACACCGCCAGCGTCGGCGGCATCCGCGGCGTCGGCAACCAGTCCGGCTACGCGGCCGCCAAGCACGGCGTCGTCGGCCTGACCCGCAACTCGGCCGTCGAGTACGGCGAGTTCGGCATCCGCATCAACGCGATCGCACCGGGCGCCATCTGGACGCCGATGGTCGAGAACTCGATGAAGCAGATCGATGCGGAGAACCCGCGCAAGGCCGCCGAGGAGTTCATCCAGGTCAACCCCACCAAGCGCTACGGCGAGGCACCCGAGATCGCCGCGGTCGTCGCCTTCCTGCTCTCCGACGACGCGTCCTACATCAACGCCGCCGTCGTCCCGATCGACGGCGGGCAGTCCGCCAAGTACTGA
- a CDS encoding thioredoxin family protein, whose protein sequence is MTVALSLAIVAGVLAVATILGLLLRSRTGRARVVTSQRSDATTVADLADREAFGTAATLLQFSTPTCARCPATARQLDAVAASKSTTTTTTTTHGPARVRRLEIDLAERPELARRFDVMQTPTVLLVDGTQNVRARFGGPPRQPELIAALDAVLTEEHP, encoded by the coding sequence ATGACCGTCGCCCTCTCGCTCGCGATCGTCGCCGGAGTCCTCGCCGTCGCGACGATCCTCGGCCTGCTGCTCCGCAGCCGCACCGGCCGAGCACGCGTGGTCACGTCTCAACGCAGCGATGCGACGACAGTTGCCGACCTCGCCGACCGGGAGGCGTTCGGAACCGCCGCCACGCTCCTCCAGTTCTCGACGCCCACGTGCGCACGCTGCCCCGCCACGGCGAGGCAGCTCGACGCGGTCGCCGCATCGAAGTCGACGACAACGACAACGACAACGACGCACGGTCCGGCCCGCGTCCGCCGGCTCGAGATCGACCTCGCCGAACGCCCGGAGCTCGCCCGGCGCTTCGACGTGATGCAGACCCCGACCGTGCTCCTCGTGGACGGAACCCAGAACGTCCGTGCCCGCTTCGGTGGACCGCCCCGCCAGCCCGAACTCATCGCCGCGCTCGACGCCGTCCTCACCGAGGAGCACCCATGA
- a CDS encoding GPP34 family phosphoprotein: MSAQLTLPQAYALLLLRPDGKLAVSSQTFDPGVAGAVLGDLALRGVLQFDGRKVIPAKSAPVGDPVIDGMKEQIDLAPAPRRPSSWVSRNANGALREGVLAGLVGRGLVTRQEHRVLGIFPSARWPERDAGPAKLLRGEIGDVLHLGAAPSPFQVALIGLLEATGTLRGQFGKVDRQHVKALTDGDWVAGAVKSVVQSRQTAATAGGGAAGG; encoded by the coding sequence ATGTCCGCCCAGCTGACGCTGCCGCAGGCGTACGCGCTGCTGCTCCTGCGGCCGGACGGCAAGCTCGCCGTCTCGTCGCAGACCTTCGACCCCGGTGTCGCCGGTGCCGTGCTCGGTGACCTGGCGCTGCGCGGGGTGCTGCAGTTCGACGGGCGCAAGGTGATCCCGGCGAAGTCCGCTCCCGTCGGTGACCCGGTGATCGACGGCATGAAGGAACAGATCGACCTCGCGCCCGCGCCGCGACGGCCGTCGTCCTGGGTGTCCCGGAACGCGAACGGTGCATTGCGGGAGGGCGTGCTCGCCGGACTCGTCGGCCGCGGACTCGTGACGCGGCAGGAGCACCGGGTCCTCGGGATCTTCCCTTCGGCCCGCTGGCCGGAGCGGGACGCCGGCCCGGCGAAGCTCCTGCGCGGCGAGATCGGCGACGTCCTGCACCTCGGCGCCGCGCCGTCTCCGTTCCAGGTCGCGCTCATCGGGCTGCTCGAGGCGACGGGCACGCTGCGCGGGCAGTTCGGCAAGGTCGACCGACAGCACGTCAAGGCGTTGACGGACGGGGACTGGGTCGCGGGTGCGGTGAAGTCCGTGGTGCAGAGTCGGCAGACGGCGGCGACGGCCGGGGGCGGTGCGGCGGGAGGCTGA
- a CDS encoding DUF4395 domain-containing protein, with the protein MTTSPAPSRGIDPRSPRFGAAITTVLLALDIVLTLNDSTRTVGLVLLAVIAALFAWGGLAGIARHPYGAVFRRLVRPRIGPPAELEAPEPPTFAQRVGLVVTGVALVLALIGVSYAAPVGAAVALVAAFLNAAFDVCIGCLMYVWLVRVGVFRGRSSVA; encoded by the coding sequence ATGACCACCAGCCCCGCCCCCTCCCGAGGGATCGACCCGCGTTCGCCCCGCTTCGGCGCCGCGATCACGACGGTCTTGCTCGCGCTCGACATCGTCCTCACCCTCAACGACAGCACGCGGACGGTCGGCCTCGTCCTGCTTGCCGTCATCGCCGCGCTCTTCGCCTGGGGAGGCCTGGCCGGCATCGCCCGCCACCCGTACGGCGCGGTGTTCCGCCGCCTGGTCCGCCCCCGGATCGGCCCGCCCGCCGAACTCGAGGCGCCCGAGCCCCCGACCTTCGCCCAACGTGTCGGCCTCGTCGTGACCGGTGTCGCCCTCGTCCTGGCGCTGATCGGCGTCTCCTACGCCGCACCGGTCGGCGCTGCCGTCGCCCTGGTCGCCGCGTTCCTCAACGCGGCGTTCGACGTCTGCATCGGGTGCCTGATGTACGTCTGGCTCGTGCGCGTCGGCGTCTTCCGCGGTCGCAGCAGCGTCGCATAG